The Bacillus sp. F19 DNA segment AAAAACGCATTTTGGAACTGCAGACGCTAAAGACAATCGCTGAAACACTTAATCAGTCAAATGATCTCGAACAAATGCTTGATGACGTTCTTAAGAAGCTTCTTCACGTAACGGGACTCGAAACAGGCTGGATCTTTCTTATTGATTCAGATAAACAATATCGATTAGCTGCGGACCAGCTGCTTCCGCCTGCACTTGAAACAGAACATAAAAAAGCAATGTGCAGAGGGGATTGCTGGTGCATCGATAAATTTGCGGACGGCCGTTTAAACAAGGCTGCAAATATCATAAACTGCAAACGTTTAGAAGACGCGGAGCAATTTGAATGGGGCGAAACGAATGAAATTACCCATCATGCTACCGTTCCGCTTAGAACGGGGAATGAAAAAATCGGATTATTAAATGTTGCTTCTCCAAATAAAACTAATTTCTCGACCGAAGAGCTTGCCTTGCTCGAAGCTGTTGCTTTACAAATAGGGACTGCCATGAAACGGATGAAGCTTGTTGAAAACGAACAGCATCTTGCTCTAATTGCGGAGCGGAACAGGCTGGCACAGGATTTGCATGATTCCGTCAATCAGCTTCTCTTTTCAATTATGCTGACAGCAAGAGGTTCAAAGGAATTGACAGAAGATCAACAGATGAAAGAGATGCTGTCATATGTTCAAGATCTCTCACAGGAGGCTCTTTCAGAAATGAGGGCTTTAATCTGGCAGCTTAGACCTCAAGGGCTGGAAAATGGGATTGCATCAGCGCTGATGAATTACGCGAAAGTATTGGGCCTAGAGCTTGAAACGGATATTCAGGGTGTTCAAACTCTCCCGTGTGATGCAGAGGAAGCCTTGTGGAGAATCGGTCAGGAAGCGTTAAATAATTGTAAAAAGCATGCACAAATAAAAACTGCTGCCATTCGCATACACCGTTCGAAAAATGAGGTAATCATGACAATTAAAGACCAGGGAGCAGGTTTTTCTTACAATGAAAAATTGCCGCTGCCTTCAATGGGGCTTCAGGGAATGAAAAATCGCGTCCAAAAATTAAACGGCACATTTCAAATAACCGCCGGAATAAATAGAGGCACGGAAATAGAAGTGAAAATACCAATTTAAGGGGGCATGAACATGGGAATTCGCCTGTTAATTGCTGACGATCACAAAGTGGTCCGAAGAGGGCTGCATTTCTTTCTCTCTACCCAAAAGGATATTGAGATTGTCGGAGAAGCTGAAGATGGGGAAGAGGCTGTAAAGATGGTGCGCACGCTGCTGCCAGACGTGATATTAATGGACCTCTCCATGCCCATCATGAACGGAGTAGATGCAACAAAAGAAATCCGCACATTCAACGAACAGATAAAAATCATTATTTTGACGAGCTACGCCGATCAGGACCATGTGATCCCAGCCATTCAGGCCGGAGCATCCGGCTATCAGCTCAAGGATGTCGAACCGGATGAACTTGTTCATACGATCAGGGAAGTGCTGAAAGGTGAAAGCAAGCTTCATCCCAAGGTCACATCCCATGTCATGTCCCATTTGATGCAAACGAATCAAAAAGATGAAAAGCTATTGACACCGCTTACGAATCGGGAGAATGATGTATTAAAGGAAATTGCAAAAGGAAAAAGCAATAAAGAAATTGCCGCTTCTTTATACATCACAGAAAAGACTGTAAAAACACATGTGTCAAATATTTTATCCAAGCTGTCGCTCTCTGACCGCACACAAGCTGCCCTGTATGCAGTCAAGAATGGCTTGGACAAATAAGAGAGGAAGAATGAAAATGAAATTGCTTGTTATTAATGGAAGTCCAAGAAAAAAAGGAAGAACCCGTCTCGCATCAGCATTTATTGCTGAAAAATACGGAGCAGCGCAAATCGATTTAAGTGTTCTGAATCTCCCAATGTTTAATGGAGAGGAAGACCAGGAAAAGCTTGATGCAGTTCAGGAATTGAAAAACCAGGTGAAAGCAGCTGACGGTGTCATTTTATTATCACCTGAATATCACAGCGGCATGAGCGGCGCATTAAAAAATGCCATTGATTATTTAGGCAGTTCTCATTTTGCACATAAGCCCGTTGGCTTAATTGCAGTTGCCGGCGGCGGAAAAGGCGGGATCAATGCTCTGAATAATATGAGAACCGTGATGAGGGGAGTTTATGCAAATGCCATACCAAAACAGCTTACCCTTGATCCGATCTGTTTTGATTATGAAAACAAAAAACTTCTTGAAGATTCAGCGGTGCTAGTTGACCAGTTACTCGAGGATCTTAAGATGTATGTAGAATTTTATATACAAAAGCAAAAGTAAAATGGAGGGGATTCCCTCCATTTTTTATTTGAGCAGAGCTATTTATTCGATTCCATTTTCTAGCTTCTCCGCCTAACAAGTCGGTTCCGCTTTTCTATGTCAAATAAGCATACTCCGCATCTTCTAACTCATGTCCTGTTTCTACTGCGTGATCGATATAGCGAAGGAGTGAATATAATTTCTTTTCGACTTCTCCGTAATTGTTTTCGAAATTGTATGCGTGCAGGAACTGCTCAATCCGTTTTGAGAGCATATCATCTTTTGTGCGCACCATCAAAATCAAAAGATTATCCCACTGTGATCGGTGAGTATAATATAAGGCTTTGTCGTAATCGACTGTCTCCACAAACATTCCTCCCTTTAAGGAGATATGTTTATTTTGTGTGAAACGGGCAATGATTTTCTGTGTAAAAGTTGGAGGACCTTTGCTCATCAGCTTGGAAGTGTTTCCCCGGGATAATTGTTCTGTAAGCGGCTCATAAACATCTTTGTTCAGGAGAAGAATAATGATTAATCACCTTATTAGGAAGTGTAAAGAATGGATTTTTTTCATGGTCAGGAAACTCTTACATCCATTCAATGGATTCTGAGAGCAGTTTTTGCTTTTTTCTTTTTAGCCTTATCCGCTAAAGTCATGGGCCAGAGATCGATTGCCCAGCTGCGGCTCCTTGATTTCGTGATTGCACTCATTATTGGCAATATCATGGCTCATCCGCTTTCTGATGAAGGACTTGGACTAAAAGGTTCAACAATCACGATGACCGTTTTAATTATTTTGTATGCAGCGGGCGTATTTATCAGTCTAAAGTGGCATGCGTTTCGCATATTTCTTGATCCACCCGCTTTTCCTTTAATCACAAATGGCAAGATCTTTTATAAAAACTTGAAAAAAGCAAGATTAACCATTGAAGATTTGCTTTCGGAGCTTAGGAAACAGCAGATTGAAGATCCTGAAAAAGTTGCCGCAGCCCTTTTCGAATCAGACGGCAGGATTTCCTGTTTTTTAAAAGCGGATCATCAAACCGTTACGAATCTTGATCTGAATTTAGCCCCGGCTCCTTTCGATCTACCTGCAACCATCATCAGAGAAGGCAGCATAAATAAGCAAGAACTTCAGCGTTTTGGGAAGGATGAAGAATGGCTGGTCACTGAACTTAAAACCGTTCACCAAAAAAAAGTGAATGAAATTCTCCTTGCCATTATGGATCAGAAGGGCAGTCTGAGGGTGTTTCTATATTCATAATGTCTCCTTTAAAAAACTTTAAATGAAATACAAAATTTTTAAAAAAATGGACATACCAATAAAAATCCGGTTTTACTAATAATATGTAACCGGTTACATATATTTGGTAGTGCATAAAAAATTGAATTTCAAGGGGGATGGCATGAGCAAAGAAATCCGGATTTTGTCACCATGCGGCATGCTTGGATACGGTTTTCCGCTTGAGAGCTTTCAGAATGGCATGAAAAAGAAGCCTCATGCGATTGTTGTGGATGCCG contains these protein-coding regions:
- a CDS encoding response regulator transcription factor; the protein is MGIRLLIADDHKVVRRGLHFFLSTQKDIEIVGEAEDGEEAVKMVRTLLPDVILMDLSMPIMNGVDATKEIRTFNEQIKIIILTSYADQDHVIPAIQAGASGYQLKDVEPDELVHTIREVLKGESKLHPKVTSHVMSHLMQTNQKDEKLLTPLTNRENDVLKEIAKGKSNKEIAASLYITEKTVKTHVSNILSKLSLSDRTQAALYAVKNGLDK
- a CDS encoding YhdB family protein — translated: METVDYDKALYYTHRSQWDNLLILMVRTKDDMLSKRIEQFLHAYNFENNYGEVEKKLYSLLRYIDHAVETGHELEDAEYAYLT
- a CDS encoding NAD(P)H-dependent oxidoreductase, whose amino-acid sequence is MKLLVINGSPRKKGRTRLASAFIAEKYGAAQIDLSVLNLPMFNGEEDQEKLDAVQELKNQVKAADGVILLSPEYHSGMSGALKNAIDYLGSSHFAHKPVGLIAVAGGGKGGINALNNMRTVMRGVYANAIPKQLTLDPICFDYENKKLLEDSAVLVDQLLEDLKMYVEFYIQKQK
- a CDS encoding DUF421 domain-containing protein, giving the protein MDFFHGQETLTSIQWILRAVFAFFFLALSAKVMGQRSIAQLRLLDFVIALIIGNIMAHPLSDEGLGLKGSTITMTVLIILYAAGVFISLKWHAFRIFLDPPAFPLITNGKIFYKNLKKARLTIEDLLSELRKQQIEDPEKVAAALFESDGRISCFLKADHQTVTNLDLNLAPAPFDLPATIIREGSINKQELQRFGKDEEWLVTELKTVHQKKVNEILLAIMDQKGSLRVFLYS
- a CDS encoding GAF domain-containing sensor histidine kinase, encoding MLELQTLKTIAETLNQSNDLEQMLDDVLKKLLHVTGLETGWIFLIDSDKQYRLAADQLLPPALETEHKKAMCRGDCWCIDKFADGRLNKAANIINCKRLEDAEQFEWGETNEITHHATVPLRTGNEKIGLLNVASPNKTNFSTEELALLEAVALQIGTAMKRMKLVENEQHLALIAERNRLAQDLHDSVNQLLFSIMLTARGSKELTEDQQMKEMLSYVQDLSQEALSEMRALIWQLRPQGLENGIASALMNYAKVLGLELETDIQGVQTLPCDAEEALWRIGQEALNNCKKHAQIKTAAIRIHRSKNEVIMTIKDQGAGFSYNEKLPLPSMGLQGMKNRVQKLNGTFQITAGINRGTEIEVKIPI